In Cicer arietinum cultivar CDC Frontier isolate Library 1 chromosome 7, Cicar.CDCFrontier_v2.0, whole genome shotgun sequence, the genomic window GTTACTGCACAAGGCACTAGAGATACATAATGATGCCCCTGGACAACAGAACACAATTGCAGGAATTGAAGCTCAAATGGGGGTTATATATTATGTGTTGGGAAACCAGAATGAATCTTACAATGCTTTCAAGAATGCTGTCTCAAAGCTTCGTGCCACGGGAGAGAGAAAATCAGCTTTCTTTGGTATTGTTCTTAATCAAATGGGACTTTGTTGTGTACAACTTTGTGCCTTAAATGAGGCTGcaaatttatttgaagaaggtaaggttgttCTTGAACAAGAGTATGGACCCTATCACCCTGAAACACTTGGTGTATATAGCAATCTGGCTGGCACATATGATGCACTTGGCAGGTATCTATTCTTAATTTGTGAttgtctttttttgttgttgttatataCATTACTAGTTACTAGATCAAATAATCAAGTTGTGCCACTAATGTTGAAAAGGCgtgtaatgttttttatttgattttgtgtaGTGATGAATTAATCTGTTAGGTTTGATATTGCATACCATTCCCTCATCTTTGGTGTGCCTTTTCATTGTCATGTTTGAGTCAAATATAGATAGCTAACTATAAGGGGATAAATTTCACATTACTTGGAACAATAATAgccaaattatatataataaactatgTATTATGGTCTATGATCTTCTATTTCAGGGTGGAGGATGCAATTGATATTATGGAGTACATTGTAGCTGTGAGGGAGGAAAAGCTTGGGACAGCAAActttgaagttgttgatgagaAGAGAAGGTTGGATGAGTTGTTGAAGGAAACGGGAAGAGTTAGGAACAGAAAAACCACGTCACTTGAGCTCCTTCTTGATGTTAATATGATAGACATTGAGGACTAATGATGGAAACTTCATGCTTGAATGTAGCTCTAGAAAAGCTAGGTCAAAAAGCATAATTGATAAACAAAGAACTGGTCATGATGTCATGGTGGTAGTTTTATGGAGCTGAAATGAAAATGATTGAAGTTTAATGATTTATTTGTACTAAATTATGCTATATTATTTGTACATACAATGTAACTAATCGCATTCTTCCTTTTCAGATTTTTCTAGGGTTTTTGCTTTTcagattaattataaaattttgacatgtcttaattacaattttttataatatgaatCACATTGTATTTCgatttaatatttaacaatgtcgatttcctaattgatttgataatttattgtttaattaatcTTCAACTTTCAAAAACTCAATTGGAAACTGACACAGcacttaataattatttaacaactATCATGCACAAATAATCataaatgtatataaaaaaatataaatttaagaaTTGTTTAATTGATCtcaaattattttactaattaataaaatatgttaagatataaaaataaaataaaaacattaaaaaatactgtaagtgtttgaaattcaCATTACCACATTTCATTATCTTTAATTCTCGTTGAAGAAATTGAAGTATTTAATTAGGAAATCAAGggaaaaattcaataataaaaactaaaattagtcattttattttatttttaacttgacttgacataaaaattcaaaaaagatgTGTAACACGATTAGGTAAATGtcgagtaaaaataaaaaataagaaaaacatgTGATTTAACTTGCAGTATTAATTGTTTGGCGTATTTCGAAGCCGAagtagaagaagaagatgatatGATACGATACGATATGCTtggagaagaagaagaggagGAGCAAAGTTAAAGCCCAaactctttttgttttttttctcttcagcTAAAATCCACTCTCTCACACACTTCACATTAATCTCATCCCAATTGCTAAGGACTGAGAAATAGCATGGCAACACAATCACCACCTCCTACTCTTCCCTCTCCCACCGCCACCGACGAAAACCaaggttttgatttttaattttctatcttctctttattattcatttcaatttttaattatcgATCGCCGTAGATTCCGTAATTTCCTCGCTAGTCAAATCGGAGATTCTTAACGATTCTACTTTTCACTTTCGATAacgccttttttttttttttttgcctttttttgtcttttatgtAATATACCTCGATTAAgtgttttcttcttcattttttaggGCTTCAATTGTTGGATATTGACTACAAATTTTTTATACGAAATTCTTCTACACGATTAATTTATCTCACTGCTGCACTTATTTTCTTGTTATTCTTATGCTTAACTCTCATTCACCAAAGTGCCTTATGAATACTGGTTGAATACTGTTTGCACCAAAATAACTGCAAGCAACAAATTCTTACTACGATACTATCTATAACAAGTTAACAACACCCCTGAAAGAAAATATTGTTTAGATGCTATGAAGCACAAATACGGACATCGAATAGGATATTGACACTGCGGCACCTCtattaatttgagaaaatgaattaattgtatGGAATCAGGTGTCAGTGTCGGGTCAGACATTGGGACAGGACTTCGATAAGAGGTGTCGGTACTATAGAGTTTAGGTGAAGCTACACCACTTTCTGGTGATTAACCATCAGCACCATGACAATCTCATACTGTTTTTCCAACTCCTGGAGTTTCCCTTAAACTGTTTTTGGGATCATTAAAATAATTGGAATATTGactttttcaaacaaatatttcatcaaCTCCTGTCAGATTCCTTAAACTGCTGGTAATGATTAAACTTAACCAACAAACATATAATGATAAATTATAGTTCTCAACAGATTCCTTAATTTTCTAATACCATAGATTTTGTTCCTGTCATAATTTTACTGTACTGTTATTGAATGTTTCCTTGATTGATGGACGGGATCTGCTAGGAGAATATTTCAGATAAGTTGCAAATTATATTGTTTTAGGcatgataaaattgatttgcTGATTCTCTTTTTTGAGATTTAGGAGGTGAAATTATCCAACCGACAAACATGGATCAACAAAATGCCGGAGACGAGCCTGTTAAACCCAGTTCACCTACATCAGTCTTTGTGAACTCACAACCATTGCGGGAGGAACAAGTTCAGAATGCTGTGAAATTTCTATCACACCCAAAAGTCAAAGGCTCACCCGTCATGTACAGGCGGTCATTTTTGGAGAAAAAAGGCCTTACAAAGGAGGAGATTGATGAAGCCTTTCGGCGTGTGCCTGTAAGCCAGGgcttttttgttgtaaaataataattttttggtcACTTTCCAGTATGTTCATCTTTTTTAATCCTTACCTTGATGGAATATCACAGGATTCAGCTCCAACTGTGCAGACAGCTGGTGTAAATCAAGGtgaaacatttattattattgtattttccCTTTGGGTTGAATCAACCTGCTCGTGAAATCTCCATTAGATTAGTTTCAATAAAACTGGATGGATTCTTGCTtctgttacattttaaacatGGCTATTATAATGCTAGCAGATGGGCAGTTGCAGTCATCATCAAATACTCAGCAACAAGCCCAACAGCAAACTTTGCAGCCGGCTTTACCTGCTTCTGCCGGGGTTAATACTTCATCAGGAATCTTATCGCGAACCAGATTTCACTGGTCCCATGCCCTTGTTGTAGTTGGATTACTGTCTGCTTCAGGGGCTGGAACAGTTTTAATAATTAAGGTATTGCCACCCACTGTCGTGCATGATGCCATCTAAACCAGTATCTTAATGGTTGAGAACACATTGCTATGTTCTTTTCAGtttgttattgatattttaatccTTTCTTGTATTTAGCTGGATATTTTGGTACATTACAAGTtttatcacattttttttatccttcTGAACTTTAAGCATGCTCTGTTTTTAGAATTCCCTACTTCCTCGGTTAAAAGCTTGGATACGCAAGGTTGTCttagatgaagatgatgaacaGTCAAAGAAAACTAGCAACAAACCAACTTTGGCTGAAGAAGCTGCTCAAGCTGCAAAATCAGCTGCAGCTGCAGCTGCTGATGTGGCAAAAGCAAGCCAAGAAATGTTGGCTTCAAAGGGTGAAGGTGGGTTTAATTTTTCTTGTTTGATATAAAATGTCTTCGTTTTGTTTTGATACCCCTACTCGTGTTGGGCATCTTTTATTCTGAGAAATTACTGTATTATGGGCTTACTGAAACATCTGGTTTTTACTTTGCAGAGAGGAAATACTTTGTGGAAGTTGTGAGTCTTTTAGataagcaaatacaagaaatgAAGTTAATGACAAATGCAATAAGAAGATTGGAAGGTAATTGGGCATTGCCATTTAATATATTGGGCTGACATGAGAAGTTTCCAATGCTATGAATGTTTTATTCAGGTTTTCATTTATGACATGCCAATAGAACTTGTGTGTTTGTTAGGAAAGTGTGTGGTTCTGTAATTGGGGAACTAATGTTTTTATAACCCCTTAAAGAGTACAACGAGGTGGTTCATGGTGACCAAGAGCTTTGacaaatttgtgtttataatattctaaatgaGTTTCTAGCTTCATGACTATGTCTGGAAACTCGTTCATTCCCTTGAATTTGATTTCATACAACTGTTTTAGGCTTCCtgataaattttggtggcatCATATCGGAAATTATGTGTATTTATGCTGGAAATGTGTACCAGTTAGTTCGAATtttgaagttcttgttgaaTATCTGTTTCTTCCAAATTATGTAACAaaattttttatgagaaaaaaaatattatggaaCAAAATGTGCCTTCTTATGGTGTCTCCGTCTCAGGGCAAGAAGATCTCCGAGTCAGTCAAACAAGTTCAAAGGTCAGATATAATTAGACTTCAATGGGGACATTCTCAGCATCttcaatgaaatttttttaacaccTTTTTGGATCCTGATTTGAGTGtcttatgttttaatttttgactgacatatttaattttaattatatatagagATTGATTGCGAATGGCAAGACGGACTATGACTTGCGTTCAGGTTGTAATATTGATTACTAGATCTTAACTAAAGTAGTGTTGTTTTTCTGAATCATATTACTTATTATTAAAATGTTGAATGCAGGGAGATCTTTATCCCCGCCTGCACCTGTTGAACCATCAGGTCCTCCTCATCCAAAGTCATATATGGAGGTAGTATTTATATGCTTctgtagttatttatttttcaacccATTGCCTTGTCTTTTACTTGTGTATCATCTGAATGCTTGTCATTTCAGCATTGTCTTCATGTCTTGAAAGATAAAGATCACATCACAtctactataaaaaaatatttaatatctagGCATTAATTACTTTGGGATATGACTATGGATTATAGCTTTCTGTTATGGCTATTGTATTTCTGATTATTTATGTCTATTCTTTATATCAAACAACACCATTATATCTATTCTTATATCAGATATATATATGATTCGTGACATGGATCAAGCATTGATTCTTCTGGGAATGTAAAATCATTTGCTGAATAATTGAACCCATTCTCCCCTGTTGTCTGAATTAGAGAAGGCATTTTTTGCTTTGCCCATTAGCAGCAAACTAATATGTTCCTGACCCAAGTTTAATCTAAGGGAGAAACCTGGGCTGCATTCAGTTCAAATGACGAATGACGAGACTGGTTACATTTGTTTTTTAGGAGGAATAAGGTTGGAGTTGAAGGTCCTAAAGGGACTGTAACTAGCCTTAATGCAGATAAAAAACCGAAGTGAAGTTTTAGCAGACAGGTAGCTGGCGTGATGAGTTTGAAGAGGGAATGGTTTTGGTATCACCCTCAGAAGGTGGACTAAATGTGAAGAGGAATAGGCGGGTTGAGAGAGTTGGGCAATAATTGAATTTGAAGGGTTTTGATTGAGCGGGGGATTCTCTATACATCACAGATCcccattttaatttttgtttccgCATTTTTCTGAACATTTTGTATTTACATAGGTCTACCTGAGTTGAGGGACtacatataattaataaatgaatTCTGTGGTTATTAATGAATGTATGTTTTCTTCATATTTGATGGAATGGATAGTGTTATTCATCTTCCATAATgcttataatattttgtttgactTTTCCAATTATTTTTTGCAGATAATGGCCATGGTCCAAAGAGGGGAGAAGCCTTCTAATATCAGAGTAAGCTTTTCGCTTGGATCAACTTAATTGCATGATATAAGCATAAACCTCATTTGTGAACCACTTATACAGAATTATAAGAAATTTGATTGAAAAATAAGTAATCAAAGTTTGATATGTGAGGAAAGGTATCACTGGGAAGTACTCCATCCAGTCTTAtatatataagcaaaaaataaataaatttactttCACACCTCTTAAGAAAATTAGTtagtttgaattaattttctcaaattaattgATAGGGTAATTGTATTTCCAAATGACCCCTCATGAGTACATGTTCCATGAAAATAAATGggttagaaaataaattttaaattaatggaAGGGTAATTAGGGAATAATAGCATTAAATGTAGTAGAAGTTGTCAACATTTGCTTATATTTGAGACCCACAAACATAAGTTTTTAGTTGCTTATATTTGAGACCAGAGGGACTAGAAGATTATGGTTTGCAAATAAGATTGCTCTTATCTATTGGGTTTACCAACTTTATGTGGCCTGTTACTTGTATATAACACTGGGTTTTCATGCAGGACATCAATGATTTACCCCCCAACCCTAGCCAACAGCCGTCAGATCCTCGTATATTGCCCAAATCAAAGGTTTAATACAAAGTGCTTTGCATTTCTTAAGTAGTTTAGATTTATGAAGTTTTAATTTAACTAAGTTGAAATAAGTATTTCttaaaactttattttggtTCATCTTTGAGGATTTTCTGTCAATATAACTTTTGCAGCATGATGGTTCCTGAATATACAGTTATGATTGCTGACCGTTTTTGTGAAGATGATATGTCCTGCAACTGGACCATCAAGGAAATGACAGTTGACTGATAAATTAATTCTAGATTATGTTTTGCTAGGATTATAATGTTAACTGACAGAAACATTAAATCCTATGATAACTTTTTAAGTATCTTGAAAACATCAAATTACTGGGATAGATATAAATCAGTTCCAATTTTCTTTAGAAATTAACTTTAGTGAGtagaaatatttgatttttatactGGACCGGCATATCTaacatcaaaatttatttaagctAAAGATGGGGAAAATGATTTGAAACTAGTAAAAAATGGATGATTTGTTTGTTACATTTGATCGCATATATCTAGGCTAGAGgttataatgttttttaaatctgatgaccatgttaaaaatgatttgaaacTAGTGAAAAATGAATGATTCGTTTATTATATTTGTTCGGAAAACTAGGCTGGaagttataattgtttttaaatctgaaaaatataattatgtgacTAGTTAAATTTTGGCTTCTAACACACGTGTTGaaattgtaatttatgcataaatTTTCCTTTTTCGGTGCCTCAGTGATATATTTCACATGAATCTGATTGTGTTTCAACTTCTCCTGGGCAGCCTTGGGAGACTGGGCAGGTGCAGAACACATCTAGCCAATTGTTTCAGCCTCAAGCAAATGGTGAAGAATCAAATATCAAGGTCCAAGATATCACTCAATCCAATGGGGATGACCCAATGCCCTGGTGGCAGAAGAAAAATGTCAGAATCAGAGAGATTGAAGAAAATGAGTCTAGTGGAGCACCTTATGGTACTGCATCCAGTCAGCAGCCACTACAACGTGTGTGGGTTCCTCCTCAACCTCCACCGATAGCTATGGCAGAAGCTGCAGAAGCAATCAGGCGGCCAAAACAGGCTGTCCAAAAGGAACAGGTGTCAGAGAATCAGTCAGTAGCTCAATCTTCTGACATCTCTGGTGAGGTGAATGGAATCCCAAAACCGGCGGAATCTGAAGGTGTAGAGAGAAGCAATGGCAGCTCAATTATCAGCTCTAGTGAGATACAAGTCTTACAAGAAGACCATGAAGCCAAATATGAAGAGCAGTGAAGGTGAATTATTATCTATCATGAATACACATGAAGTTGGAAATAGAGCTTGAAGTAGTCCCAAATTCTGGATAAACTGAATACAGTTTTTGTTTCATAAACTCGACATCAATACAAGATGCAAATGCGGGTCTCTTTTTTATGAAAGAATATGGTACTAGAAGTATGCACTATTATAGGTTTTATGTTAACTTTTACAGTTATCACTATCAGTACTAGCACCTGTGTGGAATGCAATTAGATTATCGCatactcatattttaaatttaaaatatgtaattaaacATCTATAGAATATGAATAATGCACATCACGATCGGGAACTTAACTCGGGACTTACTGGGTGACTGAAATGCCAACTTAAAATCCAGCTATGCAATTAATGTTGTATCAAGGATAATCTATTAAACTTAACTGAGATAGATAACTTTTGAACTTTGAAATATGAAATGAAAGATGGATTTACTTTtagatttcattttttattttgttaaatccATGAACTTAAGTGAGAACGAACGCTAAATTCAAAGTCCatgtttgaagtttgaacttATGTACCCCTTGATTTGATGTAGATGGCTCCTAAGATCCGTTTATTTATGAGaatataatgtttttatttttaaacatgtGTGTTTATTTTATGGTTACGAGATACTTTTGAATTGAATTATTATCAtggatagaaaattaaatagttaaagaagatgtatttttaaaaataatgaaaacagttttttgatatttttattattcttaaaaattcaaacaattgttttgacaaaaaaattataaatgtagaCAATTATTCACTTCCAAAATTTTTTATCTCTTTGTTAACAAGtataattaacataaattttaacaaatgaaaaattgaaaatattttcgTAAAGTAAACGAGCTCTAATGCTGTGATGGTATG contains:
- the LOC101494318 gene encoding peroxisomal membrane protein PEX14 isoform X2, translating into MATQSPPPTLPSPTATDENQGGEIIQPTNMDQQNAGDEPVKPSSPTSVFVNSQPLREEQVQNAVKFLSHPKVKGSPVMYRRSFLEKKGLTKEEIDEAFRRVPDSAPTVQTAGVNQDGQLQSSSNTQQQAQQQTLQPALPASAGVNTSSGILSRTRFHWSHALVVVGLLSASGAGTVLIIKNSLLPRLKAWIRKVVLDEDDEQSKKTSNKPTLAEEAAQAAKSAAAAAADVAKASQEMLASKGEERKYFVEVVSLLDKQIQEMKLMTNAIRRLEGQEDLRVSQTSSKRLIANGKTDYDLRSGRSLSPPAPVEPSGPPHPKSYMEIMAMVQRGEKPSNIRDINDLPPNPSQQPSDPRILPKSKPWETGQVQNTSSQLFQPQANGEESNIKVQDITQSNGDDPMPWWQKKNVRIREIEENESSGAPYGTASSQQPLQRVWVPPQPPPIAMAEAAEAIRRPKQAVQKEQVSENQSVAQSSDISGEVNGIPKPAESEGVERSNGSSIISSSEIQVLQEDHEAKYEEQ
- the LOC101494318 gene encoding peroxisomal membrane protein PEX14 isoform X1 — its product is MATQSPPPTLPSPTATDENQDLGGEIIQPTNMDQQNAGDEPVKPSSPTSVFVNSQPLREEQVQNAVKFLSHPKVKGSPVMYRRSFLEKKGLTKEEIDEAFRRVPDSAPTVQTAGVNQDGQLQSSSNTQQQAQQQTLQPALPASAGVNTSSGILSRTRFHWSHALVVVGLLSASGAGTVLIIKNSLLPRLKAWIRKVVLDEDDEQSKKTSNKPTLAEEAAQAAKSAAAAAADVAKASQEMLASKGEERKYFVEVVSLLDKQIQEMKLMTNAIRRLEGQEDLRVSQTSSKRLIANGKTDYDLRSGRSLSPPAPVEPSGPPHPKSYMEIMAMVQRGEKPSNIRDINDLPPNPSQQPSDPRILPKSKPWETGQVQNTSSQLFQPQANGEESNIKVQDITQSNGDDPMPWWQKKNVRIREIEENESSGAPYGTASSQQPLQRVWVPPQPPPIAMAEAAEAIRRPKQAVQKEQVSENQSVAQSSDISGEVNGIPKPAESEGVERSNGSSIISSSEIQVLQEDHEAKYEEQ